The Polaromonas sp. SP1 DNA window GGCCCGCCGAGTAATTGTTCAGCCCGACATGGATCTTGCCGTCCAGGAAAGTCCCGGCCGTCAGCACCACCGTGCGTGAGCGAAAGCGGATGCCGACCTGCGTCACGGCGCCGACCACCCGGTCGCCCTCCACCATCAGGTCATCGACGGCTTGCTGGAAGAGCCACAGGTTGGGCTGGTTCTCCAGCTTGCGGCGGATGGCCGCCTTGTACAAAATCCGGTCGGCCTGCGCCCGGGTGGCGCGCACGGCCGGGCCCTTGGAGCTGTTCAGGATGCGGAACTGGATGCCGCCTTCGTCGGTCGCCAGCGCCATCGCGCCGCCTAGGGCGTCGACTTCCTTGACCAGGTGGCCCTTGCCGATGCCGCCTATCGACGGGTTGCAGCTCATCTGGCCCAGCGTCTCGATGTTGTGCGAAAGCAGCAAAGTCTTGCAGCCCATGCGCGCCGAAGCCAGGGCCGCCTCGGTGCCGGCATGGCCGCCACCGACCACGATCACGTCAAATTCTTGCGGGTAAAACATATCCAACCTCAGTTCTCTATCAATTCAGTGGCCAGGCCCATGCCGCGCGCCACCTGCGCCTGGCGCCTGTCTGCCGTGACGAACAGGTCGACCCGGCTGGCCAGCGCGCTGCCCACATGCAAGGCATCCATGCCGCGCAAAGGGCCCTGCTCCATCGCGGCAAAGGCAAAGCGCTCAACATGCGCGTCCAGCGGCACCATCGTCATGTCGGCCACATCGCGCTGCGCCGCCGCCCAGGCGCGGTCGAACTCCTGCGCGGGCAGGCTGCCGTCGCGCCGGCGCCTGAGCAGCGCCGACGCCACTTCGGTCTTGCAATGTGCCGCCACCAGCAACTCGCTGGCCGCCCCAAACAACATAAGCACCCGGTCACGCCCGGCTTCACTGGCATAGCGTTTGGTCAGCGCCGAGGCATCAAACATCAGCCGCGCTTCACCGTCCCGCGCCACCGCCCGGGTGGCGCTGCCGGCGGACTGCGCCACATACGCGGCCTGCAAGCGCTTCACCATGGCGATTCATTCCGCTCGTCCAGCACCGCCTGCGACAGCGACACGCCAGGCGGCAGGACCACCGGCTCAAACGGTGTTTTCCAGCTGGGCACTTTGGCGGCGTCTTCTTCGGCTTTCAGGGGTACCAGCTCGGCGACTGGCTTGCCGTGCCGGAGTATGCGGACGGTTTCGCCCTGTTCGACCAAATCAACCATGGCGGACGCGTGGGCCCGGAATTCACTGAGAGGGATGGTGCGCATTTTGTACAAATTAAAGAATTTTGTACATTTTAGCCGGTTTTGTACGCCGGGGCTGGCTTCGCGACTTCACCCCACACCCTGTGGTGAAATCACCCCATGACCACCCCCCAAAAACTCCTGATCTTCGCCGGCAGCACCCGCCAGAACTCCTTCAACCGCAAACTCGCCCATGCCGCCGCCGCCCTGGCGCGCGCCAGCGGCGCCGAGGTCACCCACATCGAGCTGGCCGACTTCGACATCCCGATGTACAACGCCGACCTCGAAGCCAAGGGCACGCCGGCCGACGTGATGAAGCTCAAGCAGATCATGTACGAGCACCCGGCCTGGATCATTTGCTCGCCCGAATACAACGGCAGCTACACCGCCCTGCTCAAAAACACGATTGATTGGGTGTCCAGCCCCGTCAAGAGCGACCCGGCCTGGCACGAAGGCTTCAAGTCTTTCACCGGCAAAGTGGTGGGCGTGCTCAGCGCCTCGCCCGGCGCCCTCGGCGGCCTCCGTTCGCAAAGCCACCTGGTGCCGCTCTTGCTGAACGCGCAATGCTGGGTCGCGCCCAAGGCGTTTGCCCTGGGCCGCGCGGGGACCGCTTTTGACGCGGAGGGCAAGCTGCTGGATGAAGCGCACCTGAAGAATGTGCAGGCCGTGATCGACCAGGTGCTGTTTGCCAGCCAGCGCCTGGCGGCTTAACGACTCAAAGACAACTCAGCGCCTGGGCCAGGTCGGCGCGCAAATCTTCGGGGTCTTCCAGTCCCACATGCAAGCGCACCAGGCGGCCCTCGTCAGGCAGCACACTCAGGGTTCGCAGGTGGTAGGGAACCGCCGGCAGCACCAGGCTTTCATAACCACCCCAGCTCGTGCCCAGGCTGAACAATTGCAACGCGTCGATGAACGCCGCAAATGCGGTTTCGCTGCAAGGCGCCAGTTCAAAGGTAAACGGCCCGGCAGCACCGGAGAACTGCTCACGCCACAGCGCATGGCCCGGATCGGATTGCAGCGCGGGGAACATGACCCGCTTGACCTGGGGCTGCTGCTGCAGCCACTGCGCGATGGCCATCGCGGTCTGCTGGTGGCGCGGCAAACGGACCGCGAGCGTGCGCAGGCCGCGCAGCGCCAGCCAGCACACGTCGGGTGCCGCGTGCGCCCCGCTGCGATCGCAAAAACTCCGGATGCCGGCAAGATCGTCGAGTGAACCCGTGATCAGCCCCAGCATGAGGTCCGAATGCCCGCTGATGAACTTGGTGGCCGAGTGGATCGAGATATGCACACCCAGCGCATGGGCGTCGAAGAACAAGGGCGTGCCCCAGGTGGAATCCGACGCCACCGCAATGCCGCGGCGGCGCGCTGCCGCGCACACCGCGCGCACATCCAGCATCTGCATCGTCAATGAGGCGGGCGTCTCGATCAACACCAGGCTCGTGTTGTCCCGCAGGTAGGGCGCGATGTCCGCGCCCTCGGGGAAATATTCGACGGTGGTGCCCAGCGGCGCCAGCTCCTTGTCGCAAAAGATGCGCGTCGGCCCATACACGCTCTCATTCAGAAGCAGATGCTTGCCGGGGCCGGCGTGCGCGCTCAGCACCGCCACGATGGCCGCCAGCCCGCTGGCCGTGGCCAGGCAGCTCTGCGCACCTGCCAGTGCGGCCATCGCACGCTGCAACTCAAACGTGGTCGACGTGCCCGACCGCCCGTAGCGCGGTGAGTCGAAGACGGTCTGGTGATGCGCATGCTTGTAATCGGCCAGGGTCTCGAAGACCACGGTCGAGGCCCGCACCAGCGGCGGGTTGATGGCCTGGGCGGCTTTGGCTGTCTCGCGGCCCGAGTGAATGAGAAGGGTGTCAGTGTGCATGGTGAAAGGTCTGGGTGATGGTTCGGCCTTCATAATAGGACGGCATGTCAGAGCCAGAACGCCAACAAACATCGTCCAAGCGCCAGGATGCGGGCCTGTGGGCGACCCTTGCCAAAACCCACCCGGCCGGCACCGAACTGCGCCGCCATCAGCATCCAACCGGCCAGCTGGTGTTTGCCATTACCGGCGTGATGCTGGTCGAAACGCCGCTGGCGCGGTGGACCGTCCCGCCCCAGCGGGCGCTGTGGGTGCCGCCCGGGCATTCGCACGCCATCCATGTGATCTCCAACACCGAGATGCGCACGGTGTACTGCCAGCCGACGCTGATCGCACAGTGCGAATCTTTTGTCCGCAGGGACGAAGTGCATGCCGTGGCCGCATCACCCCTGATCAGGGAACTGGTGCTCGGCCTTTTCGACGGCGGGTTTGACCACGCCACGCACCGACTGATGGTGTCCCTTCTGCTGCACACGCTGCAGCAGACGCCCAGCCTGCCCACCCATCTGCCCATGCCGGCCAGTGAAGGTCTGCGGCGTGCACTTGCGCTGATGCTGGAAACGCGGCATTGGCAGCTTCCTCTTCACCATCTCGCCTCCGCCGCCACCATGTCCGAGCGCACCTTCTCCCGCCGCTTCACGGCCGAGGTGGGACTGAGCTTTCGCGCCTGGCGGCAACGTGCGCGCATTGTCTCGTCGCTCGACCTGCTGGCCTCAGACGCGCCCATCAAGACCATCGCGCATGCCTCGCAGTTCGAGAGCCCGGCGGCCTATATCGCGTCATTCCGCGAATTGCTGGGTTGCACTCCTAACGCCTTCCGCCAACAACAGCGGCAGACGGGTTCTAGCGCCGCGCCAGATCTTCTGCGCGAACCACCGCCGCAGCTTTGACGGCCGCCAGCTCCTCCGGCGGCACCAGCGTCGGCGCGGCGCTGATCTCCGCCGTCACTTCAATCTCCAGAAACTGCAGCCAGCGCCGCATATACGGCTTCTGGAAATCCGAATCGTCTTCCTCGGGCGGCAGCGGATACGCACCGGCGCTGGAGTACACCAGCGTCGCACTTTTGCCCGGCAGCAGCGCCTCGTAGCCGGCCTGCCGGGACCAGCGCCAGTTCTGCCCCGGCAGCGTCACCACGTCGATGAAATGTTTGAGCCGGTAGGGGATGCCGAAATTCCACATCGGCAGGCTGAAGAGATAACGGTCGGCCGCGTTAAAGCGCTGCGACACCGCCACCGCGCGCGCCCACAGCGCCTGCTGCTGGGCCGTCGCATTCTGCGCACGCAGCACGGCAAATTTCGCGGCAATCATGTCGGCGTCAAACGGCGGCAGGTCGATGTCCCAGACATTAATCGTGTCGACGGTGTCGCCAGGATGCGCGTCGCGGTACGCCTGCAGCCAGGCCGCGGCGACGGCGCTGGATGTGGATGCGCCAGCCTGCATCGGCGAGGCTTCGATGTAAACGAGATGTGTCATGTGTTTCTCCGGGTCATGCCGTGATCAAGCCGCGCCATCGAGCAGGCGCAAACCCACCATGCCGGCCACGACCAGCGCCACACAGGTCAGGCGCAGCGCCGAGGCGCTCTCGCCCATCCAGAGGATGCCGATCAACGTCACGCCGACCGAGCCAATGCCCGTCCAGATGGCGTAGGCTGTGCCCACCGGCAGGGTTTTGACGGCATGCGTCAAAAAGAAAATGCTGGCGCCGGCCGCGGCCACGCCCAGCACGCTGGGCCACAGGCGCGTCCAGCCTTCGGAGGATTTGAGGAACAAGGCCATTGCGATTTCAACAATGCTTGCAGCGAGTAAATAGAGCCAGGCCATCGGAGTCTTTCTGTGATGAGGATTGAAGAGCCGCCAGCTTAGGTTTACGATTACTGATCGGCAAGTACGCACCTTTTGGTAACCATGACAATTCATTCCGACCCACCCACCGACGGCTCAACTGTGTTTAGCCAGGCCTGCCCCTCGCGCCAGGCGCTGGAGCTCGTTGCCAGCAAATGGGCCTTGCTGGTCATCCCGGCGCTGGCCGACGGCCCGGTGCGCAACAACGAGCTGATGCGCAAGATCGAAGGGATTTCACAAAAGATGCTGACGCAAACGCTGAAGGAATTGGTGCGCAACGGCCTGGTGCTGCGCGCCGACCACCAGACCGTGCCGCCGCATGTCGAATACCAACTCAGTGCGCTGGGCGAATCGCTCAGCGAAACGCTGATCCCGCTGGACAACTGGGCCGAGCGAAACCACCAGAGCCTGCAGGCCGCGCGCGAACGCTTTGACGCGTCCTTCTGAGCCCCCGACAAACGACCGAGGAGACACCATGAAACAAGCAGGCACCCGCCGCAGCGCACTTCAACTCGGCCTCAAGGCCACCGGCGCACTGGCCGCGGCTTCCGCATTTCCGGGCCTGCTCAGTTCGGCCCACGCGCAGTCCGCCTGGCCCAGCAAACCGATCCGCCTGCTGGTGCCGTTTGCGCCCGGCGGAAGCTCCGAGATCGTCGCGCGCTCGGCCGCCAACGAGCTCACCAAAAGCCTGGGCCAGACCGTCTTTGTCGAAAACAAACCCGGCGCCAGCGGCAACATCGCCATGCAGGACTGCGCCGCCTCCACCGACGGCCACACCATCATCCTCGGCCACATCGGCACCATGGCCGTCAACCCCTTCATCTTTGACAAGCTGCCCTTCGACACCAACCGCGACTTCAAGCCGATCTCGCTGCTGGCCAAGGTGCCCAGCCTGTACGTCGTCAATGCCAATGTGCCGGCCAACAACCTCAAGGAATTCATCGCGCTGGCCAAGGCCAAACCCGGGCAGCTCAACTACGGCTCCGCCGGCAACGGCAGCGCCGGCCACCTGGCGTTTGAATACCTGAAGATGGCCACCGGCATCTTTGTGCTGCATGTGCCCTACCGCGGCACCGGCCCGCAGCTGACCGACCTGCTCGCCGGCCGGCTCGAGGCCGCCAGCGTGGGCGCGCCCGCCATCCTGGGCCACATCAAATCCGGCAAGCTGCGCTGCATTGCCACCGGCACCAAAGAGCGCCTGCCCCAGCTGCCCGACGTGCCTACGGTGGCCGAAAGCGGCTACCCCGGTTTTGAGATGACGCAGTGGTACGGCTTGAATGCGCCGTCCAACATGCCGCAGGCCCACATCGACCGCATCGCCGAAGCCTGCAACAAAGCCATGCGCAACCCGCAAGCCACCGAGCGTTTGCGCGGCGACACCGCCCTGCCCGTGGGCGACACGCCTGCGCAGTACGGCGCATTTATCAAGACAGAGCAGGCGCGCTGGAAGGAAGTGGCGGCGCGGGCCAAGATCAAGCCGGATTGAGCACCGGCGACAATAAGGGTTCACCTCTCCCGGACTTCCTCAGTTTTTATTGACCAAATCGGGCTCCAGCCCTTATGGGTCATCCACCTGCAGCTATATTTTTAATAGCAACTCCATCTCACCATGAACTGCCGACCCGGCTGCGGCGCCTGCTGCATCGCACCCTCCATCAGCTCCGCCATTCCCGGCATGCCGCTCGGCAAGCCGGCCGGTGTGCGCTGCGTGCAGCTCGATGACGCCAACCGCTGCCTGATCTTCGGCCGGCCCGAAAGGCCTGCGGTGTGCGGGCAACTCATGGCGTCTGCCGAGATGTGCGGGGCCGACGCGGGCAGCGCGATGGTCTGGCTGACCCAACTGGAAAGCGCGACGCGGCCCGGCCTGCACTGACGCGAAGCGAAAGCTAGCGCGACAGGTTGCCCAGCGCCTCCAGCTTCGCAGCCGACACGATCTCAATGCAGCGGTAACGCAGCGCAATCGCGCCCCCTTGCACCATGGCTTTGAGCTCGACCGACAGCGTCTGCCGGCTGACGCCCAGCATCATCGCCAGCGCCTCTTGCGACACCGGCACCACCGGCCGCGCCTTGGGCGCGAGCGTGGCGTCGCCGCGCGACAGCAGCAGCAGGCGGCGTGCCACGCGGGCGCGGGTGGAGCGCAGCGCCGCATCTTCCACCATGCCGTAGAGCGAGCGCACACGCACCGCCAGCAGCCCCGCAATCGCCCGCGCAAACGGCGCGCCCTCCATCAGCTCGGCAAAGGCCGGCTGTGGCACCACCAGCACTTCCACAGCGGACTGCGCGGTGGCGTCATGCGTGCGCGGCTCGCCGTCCATCAAGGAAATCTCGCCGATCCAGTTGCCGGCTTCCAGCACCACCAGGATGGCCTCGCGCCCGTCCTCCCGCAGCGACGAGATCTTGAGCAGGCCGTCCAGCAGCCCATAAAACCCGCCCGGCGCATCGCCCTGGCGAAACAGCATCTCGCCAGGCCGCAAGCGCAACACTTCGCTGGATGCGAGCAAGGCCTGCCGGTCCGCCAGCGGCAGCGCGCCAAACCAAGGGTTGGCCGACATGCGGGCCATCATGGAAGGCGCGGCGGGCGATGAAGGTGTCGCAGGAACGATAGGCATGCGGCCAATTGTCAAATTTTTGACAGTACCCCGTCAAGCACCCACGTATCGTGAGCACCATGTGCCGAAGAGCACCTTGTTCTATTCAAACCATCGGAGACAACCCATGCACATCCCCTCCCTCAAAGAAGTCGTCAGCGCCGAGGAATGGCAGCTGCGCTGCGACCTCGCCGCCTGTTACCGCCTCGTCGCCTTCTACGGCTGGAGCGACCTGGTCTTCACCCACATCAGCGCCAAGCTGCCCGAGTCGGTCTCGGGCGCGGGCAAGCACCATTTCCTCATCAACCCCTACGGTTTGATGTTCGACGAGATCACGGCCTCCAGCCTGGTCAAGGTCGACGGCCAGTGCAACAAGGTGATCGACTCGCCCTTCCCGGTCAACCCGGCCGGCTTCGTCATCCACAGCGCCGTGCATGAGGCGCGCGCCGACGCCGG harbors:
- a CDS encoding multidrug efflux SMR transporter, which encodes MAWLYLLAASIVEIAMALFLKSSEGWTRLWPSVLGVAAAGASIFFLTHAVKTLPVGTAYAIWTGIGSVGVTLIGILWMGESASALRLTCVALVVAGMVGLRLLDGAA
- a CDS encoding tripartite tricarboxylate transporter substrate binding protein, with translation MKQAGTRRSALQLGLKATGALAAASAFPGLLSSAHAQSAWPSKPIRLLVPFAPGGSSEIVARSAANELTKSLGQTVFVENKPGASGNIAMQDCAASTDGHTIILGHIGTMAVNPFIFDKLPFDTNRDFKPISLLAKVPSLYVVNANVPANNLKEFIALAKAKPGQLNYGSAGNGSAGHLAFEYLKMATGIFVLHVPYRGTGPQLTDLLAGRLEAASVGAPAILGHIKSGKLRCIATGTKERLPQLPDVPTVAESGYPGFEMTQWYGLNAPSNMPQAHIDRIAEACNKAMRNPQATERLRGDTALPVGDTPAQYGAFIKTEQARWKEVAARAKIKPD
- a CDS encoding type II toxin-antitoxin system Phd/YefM family antitoxin → MRTIPLSEFRAHASAMVDLVEQGETVRILRHGKPVAELVPLKAEEDAAKVPSWKTPFEPVVLPPGVSLSQAVLDERNESPW
- a CDS encoding YkgJ family cysteine cluster protein, with the protein product MNCRPGCGACCIAPSISSAIPGMPLGKPAGVRCVQLDDANRCLIFGRPERPAVCGQLMASAEMCGADAGSAMVWLTQLESATRPGLH
- a CDS encoding helix-turn-helix domain-containing protein produces the protein MTIHSDPPTDGSTVFSQACPSRQALELVASKWALLVIPALADGPVRNNELMRKIEGISQKMLTQTLKELVRNGLVLRADHQTVPPHVEYQLSALGESLSETLIPLDNWAERNHQSLQAARERFDASF
- a CDS encoding Crp/Fnr family transcriptional regulator, translated to MPIVPATPSSPAAPSMMARMSANPWFGALPLADRQALLASSEVLRLRPGEMLFRQGDAPGGFYGLLDGLLKISSLREDGREAILVVLEAGNWIGEISLMDGEPRTHDATAQSAVEVLVVPQPAFAELMEGAPFARAIAGLLAVRVRSLYGMVEDAALRSTRARVARRLLLLSRGDATLAPKARPVVPVSQEALAMMLGVSRQTLSVELKAMVQGGAIALRYRCIEIVSAAKLEALGNLSR
- the metC gene encoding cystathionine beta-lyase is translated as MHTDTLLIHSGRETAKAAQAINPPLVRASTVVFETLADYKHAHHQTVFDSPRYGRSGTSTTFELQRAMAALAGAQSCLATASGLAAIVAVLSAHAGPGKHLLLNESVYGPTRIFCDKELAPLGTTVEYFPEGADIAPYLRDNTSLVLIETPASLTMQMLDVRAVCAAARRRGIAVASDSTWGTPLFFDAHALGVHISIHSATKFISGHSDLMLGLITGSLDDLAGIRSFCDRSGAHAAPDVCWLALRGLRTLAVRLPRHQQTAMAIAQWLQQQPQVKRVMFPALQSDPGHALWREQFSGAAGPFTFELAPCSETAFAAFIDALQLFSLGTSWGGYESLVLPAVPYHLRTLSVLPDEGRLVRLHVGLEDPEDLRADLAQALSCL
- a CDS encoding helix-turn-helix transcriptional regulator codes for the protein MSEPERQQTSSKRQDAGLWATLAKTHPAGTELRRHQHPTGQLVFAITGVMLVETPLARWTVPPQRALWVPPGHSHAIHVISNTEMRTVYCQPTLIAQCESFVRRDEVHAVAASPLIRELVLGLFDGGFDHATHRLMVSLLLHTLQQTPSLPTHLPMPASEGLRRALALMLETRHWQLPLHHLASAATMSERTFSRRFTAEVGLSFRAWRQRARIVSSLDLLASDAPIKTIAHASQFESPAAYIASFRELLGCTPNAFRQQQRQTGSSAAPDLLREPPPQL
- a CDS encoding FMN-dependent NADH-azoreductase; the encoded protein is MTHLVYIEASPMQAGASTSSAVAAAWLQAYRDAHPGDTVDTINVWDIDLPPFDADMIAAKFAVLRAQNATAQQQALWARAVAVSQRFNAADRYLFSLPMWNFGIPYRLKHFIDVVTLPGQNWRWSRQAGYEALLPGKSATLVYSSAGAYPLPPEEDDSDFQKPYMRRWLQFLEIEVTAEISAAPTLVPPEELAAVKAAAVVRAEDLARR
- a CDS encoding NADPH-dependent FMN reductase; the protein is MTTPQKLLIFAGSTRQNSFNRKLAHAAAALARASGAEVTHIELADFDIPMYNADLEAKGTPADVMKLKQIMYEHPAWIICSPEYNGSYTALLKNTIDWVSSPVKSDPAWHEGFKSFTGKVVGVLSASPGALGGLRSQSHLVPLLLNAQCWVAPKAFALGRAGTAFDAEGKLLDEAHLKNVQAVIDQVLFASQRLAA
- a CDS encoding type II toxin-antitoxin system VapC family toxin → MVKRLQAAYVAQSAGSATRAVARDGEARLMFDASALTKRYASEAGRDRVLMLFGAASELLVAAHCKTEVASALLRRRRDGSLPAQEFDRAWAAAQRDVADMTMVPLDAHVERFAFAAMEQGPLRGMDALHVGSALASRVDLFVTADRRQAQVARGMGLATELIEN